The genomic stretch TAGAGAAATAGAAACAACCTTGATCctcgagccgaaaatttttacgcaaATTTTAGCCGTATCAAAATTCATGATCACCTGTTTCTggaattatttctttcctcttcATTAGATTATACGAAATAACGTATAGTAACAGTGTGAAATAatatgatttctttttcttccaagCGTCTTTAGTTATGAAATAGTGCAgctgatacatatatatatatatatatacatcggtCTGAGATAAACCCTCGGCGCCACACATCATATGATGGGCGTGCCTGTATAGGTAGACGGTTGTTCTTCACACGCAACATGAACACAGAGTCGAAAATTGTAGTCGTATGTGTAGTCATAtaggttttatatatatatatatatatatatatatatatatatatatatacatgtatgtatgtatgtacgtatatgtttCTGGCATGGAGAAAGAGCGTGAAAATGACGCGTGCTCCAAGTttgagttattattattactgttattttttttcctaccgcGATAACAAGCCAACCGGCAGCGCTCCGCTAGACCATTCATACAAAAGTTGGTCAAGTttcctgatatatatataatatatatatatatacctccgGGGCactcgaattttttaataaagtaTGCCACTGTATGCTTTTCAATAAGCTCATTTAATTCTTTCTTGATCCGTGTGTTCCAGATCTATTCAGTTTGGTTGAATGGATGATTGCTCCTCGATGACTCGTCGACGATACTACAGAAATGTGTaaattcaattcgagaacTAACGCGGagatcattattattcatttcgtatctactgtaaaaataacgaataattCACTGTTCACGAATTAGGTAcatacaaaatactgaaatctgaaattacaaATGTTGCTTATTGTACACATTTTTGTGCTATGATAAAGCGTATTTATGTACACATGGCTCGTATAGGGTTTTGTACTCTTCCAGAGAAAGcaatttcaagtttcaaacaatcattctcttttcatttctaGATATCTAGGTATAAAAGAGATATTGGAGATTTcctctttttatttaaaaatccgGTATACCTACTTAATCAGTGAaccttctaaattttttttttttgtcaagtaaCGATATAATAAAGGCGCTCCGACTTTCCGATTCCGCGTTTAGTGTGACGATGCCGAACGAAAGCAGTTTGTAAGATCGCCGCCGTTAACTACGCTTTGGTCTTATCCacttaatttctttctttatcaaAGCCTTTCATCGATGAACCATCCACATAACAGGTAACCTACACTGCCAAACAAAACCGTTGCATTCGTCATCAATTCATATTGATCTATCCTGCCACCGCTTCAACGACGTACGTATCTACATACACGCATTGGTGCACATAGTCAGGTACAATGCACACATGCAAATTAACACCCGTCTCTCTCCTGTCTTCGTCGTAACAGCTATCTATATCTACCTTACACCCATACACGTATAACGCGCGTGCGCACACATCAATATGCCGTGTCTGGCATCAGGCAATGGCCATTGCTCTATCGAGTTGGAATTATTTGTCCATTTTCCCCCGGTTCGCTATACGCTATACTTCATATATGTACTAATCTACCATTTACACAACTCACGGGCTTGTTCAGATATTTTCGTTTATTGATCGTCGGTCGTCGGGTCGTTACACACTCATTACCGATAATCGTTGAGTGGCTCTTTGTTCCTTACGATAGCCCAATTCCTTCCTCTCCTCCCTTCGGACTCTATACGCATGCAGGCTGTGGCTCACCTGCCGTCCGTCCGTAGCGTCGGCTCGTCCAGCGATCGTCACCCAACATCGTCGGACCTGCGTGCCTTCACGTCGTCCCAGCGCCTTCCTCTATACTCTTTTATCTCCGTATACACGTCTCGTGTTTACCCAGCCGTTCGTTCCGTTCCGATGCACCGAAACCAGATATGTCAATCCGCTGCACTAGACagtgctgctgatgctgatgctgcctAGCATCGATGCTTTGTCCTGACTCTGATCCTCATCCTGATCCTATGAACGTCGATTTGTAGGATCATCTCGGAGAATGATCCAGATCCCAGTCGGCAGTAGTCGGCAAATATCAGGACCTGTGTGCCAACTAAGTTGACATGGTCTACTTTTGTTGAGAGTCGGAACGCTTGTCCCTTGAATCGATACATCCATTAAGTGAAAACGGTGAACACCTCGTGCGATCTACCTACGTGCTACTTGGTTCTATATTTGAGCCAAGAAATTTTTGCTTATCGAGTCCGTCGTTTGGCCATTCTACTGTATCGTCacatatttttagttttttgactATTCCTCGAGACCGAAGAGAAACTGATGATATTGATCGAAGTTTGATCGATTTATAACTAGGTGTTCGCGCAgactttataaaataaatatttcagtcACAGGTATACTCGCGAAAGGAGAATAGCAAAAAGATCACCTGAAATCTGTAGTAGAaagaaaggaatgaaaaattttcattaataattccaaaattccaatttcaaaGACGAATTACACACAATATCCGGGGATGTTGTTGCAGAGGATTGCCCTGCGGCGTTCAACTTCCGGAAGCAGTCCCCGGCGGAGATGGAGACAAGTTCGCATCGATCGGAGCAAGGTTCAGTTACTTCCAAGAGAAACGCGCCGCGTTGCAGGTTAACACGCCGGCGAAGATCGACCTTCGTAGGAACATAAATCCACCGGCGCGTTACAAAAATGCCCGGCCGACGGTACGTCTCAGGCCGCGTCAGGTTCTCTGCAGCAAGTGCAGGTCGATCTGTAACGAGAACAGCGAAAACGTTGACGTTAGCAGGAAGCGGAAGCTCGCGGAGGAAACCACGCCGACGAGACGGAGCGACAGGAGTCGGTGTCAACCGACGACGGCGAAGGGTCAGCGGAATCTGTTCGCCGAAAACCAGACGGAAAACACCGGACCGTCGGCTACCCAGCTTCCAAAGGCACCCGGGCTCCAGTGCGGCAGTGATTCCAGCAAAATGAATCCCTCCCTGATACCGAAGCTCTCGAGGCTCCGTCCTAACGAGATAAACGAGGCCACTCAGGCCGGCTGCGGCGACAAGGGAAAACAGCAGCCACAGATTTCCGGTGGCTCgggctcctcctcctcatcctcgtaCTGGTCCAAGGACGAAGAGGACTCGCCCGGAAAACCGGAGGACGGTAGGGACGAGGCTGGGAAACGGAATCGGTCGTCCGAATTCGTCGGGAATCCATCGACCGCGTATTCAGCCCGGCCAAGGCGCCTCAGCAGCTCCTCGGTTGAGAGCGCGAAGGTCCCTGACGAGGAGGACAAGAAGACCCTGGCAGCCGCCGACTCGACGATGAGGGTAAGAACCAGCGGTGGCCGGGTGTCGAGGAAGAAGAGGTCCGTCGGTTCGATGGAGGATTTGTGGGACGAGTCGGTCTTCGAGGACCCCAGCAGGACGGCGAGGACGACTCCGGTTATCAAGATATCATTCGGCACGCAGGGTGAGGGGACTGTGATGAAGATACCCGCGAAGATACAGTGCAGCCCATTCGACAGGGACGGCGAAACCGATACCGAGGACACCCAGGACGCCGGCGTTGAGTTGCAGGAGCGCGACCCTCTCGAACTACTCGAGCAGGCTCCGATCGTCGACTTGACGCAGCTCGACGAGAACGAGGAGGAGCTGCGACACGAGGCTCAACTTCAGCAGCAGCTCGGCATCGGAGGGGGAAAGGACGCCAGTGCAAAGGCGGCCAAGCGGGCGCTCAAGAAGGCGAAGAAAGAGGCCAGGAGAAAGATGCTCGGTGGTGTTTCTCCGGCCAGGTCACCCTGCAACGGATCGCCAAGGTGAGGTACTTGCCATGCTGATTGACGATTTATATTTCTAGAAGCACGTCGTCGCGAGAACGAGGAATCTTCCATTCTTTTACCTTCTTTTACCTTCTTTTACCTTCCACGGTTCCGGGTCCCGATTGTGTCTATTTTACACACAATCATCTGTAACGCATAACGCCGTGGCGTCCTACTACGTACGACATGTCTATGATAACTGCAGCTTTCCACCTCGGCAACAGCGGTATTGACCGTAAATGACGAACAGGTGTCTTCTCATTAGGCGAGCTTGTCTCCGATTAAACTGCGGAATCGTTTTTGTCTTGAATGTTTAAATGTAACGTATACTTATACTCGTGTCGCTGCAGTTGTGTAAGCATACGGTCTGTAAAAAGCTTATGTTGTCGCGTTTTATTAATACGTTAATATCCACATATTATATTAGTCGATAAATATCGGAAAAATATGAGTATCCAAATCGACCTCATTCCAAATCCTTGTGCATTTTCATATCCTCAGCGAAACCTGCAGAATAGATTATTAATGCATAAATATCTATCCGGTTGATTGTCAGGTACAACCCGACCTCGGACGCGCTTTCCTACCACCGTCGGAGGCACAAGGTAAAGCACAAGAAGAAGCATAAGGAGGAACGAAAGCACAAGGGGGGTCAGGGTCAGAACGGCACGGTAgtccagcagcaacagcagcaggaGGAGGACGTGGTTGGAGGGGCGGTCGGGGATCAGCAGCACAAGTGGAACGTACTTCCGGGGGATTCTTACACGGCCATAAAGGAGCAGTGTCTGAAACAGAAGTTATCGATATCGCTGAAGAGGCTGAACACGAACGCGTACGCGAGGTGCGATTACCCGGTGAGCAACGCCTCGTCAGGGTGCAAGAGTCCGGGCGCCAGTAGCGACGAGCTCAGCGAACAGGAGCCGGAAGTTGACGCTGGCGAAACGGCTCCGGACTTTCCACCCCCGGCGCATCCGCTCGTGATGCGACTCGCCGCCACCCCCGTAGCCCACTGCCTGACGGCCACCGGGAGGCGGATGGATGTCGGCGACGTCGTCTGGGGAAAGATTCACGGGTTTCCGTGGTGGCCTGGAAAGGTGATGATTATACTCTTGTCTTCCTCGATCACTGATATGCTTCGAACCATTTATGTACGTGGCTGTGGCAAATGAACGATTACCTTATATACGTTTAAGGTGCTGAGCATCACCGTGTCCTGCAAGGAAGACGGCACCTCGTCCGGGCCCCAGGCTCATGTCGCCTGGTACGGATCGTCGACGAGCTCTCTCATGTCCTGCGATCAGCTGAGTCCGTTCCTCGAAACTTTCAAGGTTCGTTTTGTTATTCGGAACGTGGTGTAACAGATTTTAGAGAGGAAACACGTTACGTCTGATTAACAAGCTGCGAATAGATTGAGATTGCCGTATTTGCCAATTCACATTGGATCCCAAATTCGCCAACTTGAATTGTTTACTATAAATTTCTGTTCCGTAAGGCTTGATAACGAATATCCGTTTTGTCATCCACAGACGCGGTTCAACAAGAAGAAACGCGGACCTTATAAGGAAGCCATTAGGCAGGCACAGACTGAAGCCAGGAGTCAGGCTACGCCGGATGAAGCCGATAGCGTATTGAAGGTCTGCGGATCTCCCCGCGAAGTTAACGTCCTCTCGTGAAAGTCTGCAAGCCGATTGTCGGCAACGATTCTGCGAAGCAGCAACGCAAACGCTATACGCACGCACAGAATTATCGTTGTCTTGTTGTAAAATAGAGTAacaaaagatgaagaaaattgtaCATATTATTAAGTATACACCTATATAATACTAgcggttattattattattttttattattggttGATGTTACACGTATTTTGATGCAACGATCAGCATTGTTGTGTTCTCGCGATAACTGTCGGTCTTAAACGTGTAGGTATACTTATATGGGTTCGTATCTATATAATTGTAGTCGTATAAACAGACTATGCATCTGTACATATTTTACGTCGACGGTGTTCCCTAATtgccatgaattttttcacacactcCGTCGACGAAAttgtaaagataatttttcttcaagacTGGGAGGGTTGTCGGGACCGTTTTATAGATCGTCTCATCCGATTGCCAACGTTCctcgatttcaaaattctacttTCGCGAACAAAACGCGATGTACTTTCAGTTTTTCAAGCTTTGTCTTGGAAATATTTATGGCTCAGAAACGTGTAGCTTTAACAGCAAAGTTATTTGATAAAGGAGAAAAGGAAATATTTcgttttgtataaaatttgtattctttcgttatcattattgttttggttttattttttttttcaaatcttctattaaatatttttcttggtTTGAGAAATGGAAAACTGGATTTTATCCAAATAACTGCGATCAATTATTGCAATCCAtccgtttttttccttctcgatCACAGTATTgtatttgatcaattttcacaAACTTTTTCTGTTATACTTGGAATACTTCAATCATACACACGTTACTATATTTTCCTTTGTTTCTTTCATCCGGTGAACAATCAAAGAGGATGCAGGCCGGGTTGAGACGAAAGGGCCCGCGATCGTCTTTCAGATTTCCTCGAGTCGACAAGCGTGTCGCATGTAGCGGATTACctgtaagaagaagaaggagataAAATGATCTTACAAAGATCGCTCGTCCAGACCTCGTGTAATCAGCAACTAAAACGAACCAAAAGGCAAACAAACT from Diprion similis isolate iyDipSimi1 chromosome 12, iyDipSimi1.1, whole genome shotgun sequence encodes the following:
- the LOC124413513 gene encoding PWWP domain-containing protein 2A-like isoform X1, with product MADSGAPTELGLVKGEKILVSVESMLPDIVVVSFEHGTKLFQGALLDATKRRITHNIRGCCCRGLPCGVQLPEAVPGGDGDKFASIGARFSYFQEKRAALQVNTPAKIDLRRNINPPARYKNARPTVRLRPRQVLCSKCRSICNENSENVDVSRKRKLAEETTPTRRSDRSRCQPTTAKGQRNLFAENQTENTGPSATQLPKAPGLQCGSDSSKMNPSLIPKLSRLRPNEINEATQAGCGDKGKQQPQISGGSGSSSSSSYWSKDEEDSPGKPEDGRDEAGKRNRSSEFVGNPSTAYSARPRRLSSSSVESAKVPDEEDKKTLAAADSTMRVRTSGGRVSRKKRSVGSMEDLWDESVFEDPSRTARTTPVIKISFGTQGEGTVMKIPAKIQCSPFDRDGETDTEDTQDAGVELQERDPLELLEQAPIVDLTQLDENEEELRHEAQLQQQLGIGGGKDASAKAAKRALKKAKKEARRKMLGGVSPARSPCNGSPRYNPTSDALSYHRRRHKVKHKKKHKEERKHKGGQGQNGTVVQQQQQQEEDVVGGAVGDQQHKWNVLPGDSYTAIKEQCLKQKLSISLKRLNTNAYARCDYPVSNASSGCKSPGASSDELSEQEPEVDAGETAPDFPPPAHPLVMRLAATPVAHCLTATGRRMDVGDVVWGKIHGFPWWPGKVLSITVSCKEDGTSSGPQAHVAWYGSSTSSLMSCDQLSPFLETFKTRFNKKKRGPYKEAIRQAQTEARSQATPDEADSVLKVCGSPREVNVLS
- the LOC124413513 gene encoding PWWP domain-containing protein 2A-like isoform X2, producing the protein MADSGAPTELGLVKGEKILVSVESMLPDIVVVSFEHGTKLFQGALLDATKRGLPCGVQLPEAVPGGDGDKFASIGARFSYFQEKRAALQVNTPAKIDLRRNINPPARYKNARPTVRLRPRQVLCSKCRSICNENSENVDVSRKRKLAEETTPTRRSDRSRCQPTTAKGQRNLFAENQTENTGPSATQLPKAPGLQCGSDSSKMNPSLIPKLSRLRPNEINEATQAGCGDKGKQQPQISGGSGSSSSSSYWSKDEEDSPGKPEDGRDEAGKRNRSSEFVGNPSTAYSARPRRLSSSSVESAKVPDEEDKKTLAAADSTMRVRTSGGRVSRKKRSVGSMEDLWDESVFEDPSRTARTTPVIKISFGTQGEGTVMKIPAKIQCSPFDRDGETDTEDTQDAGVELQERDPLELLEQAPIVDLTQLDENEEELRHEAQLQQQLGIGGGKDASAKAAKRALKKAKKEARRKMLGGVSPARSPCNGSPRYNPTSDALSYHRRRHKVKHKKKHKEERKHKGGQGQNGTVVQQQQQQEEDVVGGAVGDQQHKWNVLPGDSYTAIKEQCLKQKLSISLKRLNTNAYARCDYPVSNASSGCKSPGASSDELSEQEPEVDAGETAPDFPPPAHPLVMRLAATPVAHCLTATGRRMDVGDVVWGKIHGFPWWPGKVLSITVSCKEDGTSSGPQAHVAWYGSSTSSLMSCDQLSPFLETFKTRFNKKKRGPYKEAIRQAQTEARSQATPDEADSVLKVCGSPREVNVLS